TATTATGTGCTTGCAGATAGCCAGCCCCAGGCCAGTGCTGGACGTATCGCGGGCGCGGCTCTTATCAATGCGGTAAAAGCGCTCGAAGATGCGGTTGATGTGCTCCAGGGCAATGCCCTTGCCATCGTCCTTTACTGTGATGGTATACTTGCGCCTGCCCTCGTCAAACGTGATCCAGATGTTGCCGCCCTTTCGTCCATACTTGATAGCATTGTCGATCAGGTTAACGAACACCTGCCGGATGCGGTTCGGGTCGGCGTATAGCATGATCTTCTCATCAGGGGCCACCTCTACATGCAGCGTAATCTCGTGCGCACTCGCCTTTTGCTCCAACTGCTCTGCCACCTCGCGTACCAGTTGGGCCGCATCAAAATTGCGCCGGGCCATCTTCACCACGCCTTTCTCAAACTGCGAGATGCTGATCAGGTCCTGCACCAGTATGTCAAGGCCGTCGAGGCTTTTGGCGGCTTTCTGCAAAAACTTGTCGCGCACGTTGGGGTCGTCCATGGCGCCATCAAGCAAGGTATGGATAAAGCCTTGGGCAGCGAAGATGGGCGTCTTGAGCTCATGTGACACATCTGCCAGGAACTCGCGACGCATTACCTGCAGCCGCTTCAGCTCGTCAATCTCCTGCTGCTTACGCTCGGCAATCAGAAAAATGTCTTCTTTGATTTTTCTGAGCGGGTCGGCCGAGAAGGTAGACTTGGTTTCCACTTTCTTGAAATCCTGCCGCTTTATCTTCTCCAGGCTGGAGTACACGTTTTTCACCTCGCGGAACACCAGCGCCTCATATGAAAAGTAGATGAGCAGAAAGCAGCAGATAAACACAATAATAAGCGCCACCAGCAACCCCTGCGAAGAGAAGGAGCTAGCCAGCGCCAGAAAGGCAGTAAGCACCAAAGCCACCGCCAGGGCAGTCAGAACGGCAAGTGTGCGGGAGTTAAAGTTCATGGTAACAAGCCACAGGTATCAGCACATGAAGATACAAGTTTTAGCTGTGCGATGGGAAGGTGAGAAAAAAATAAAGCAGCATGAATAGCCGCCAAAGGGCGGTTTCAGGCTGCATAAGCAAAAGGTATTGTACTTTGGGTTAGTCGGTGTTGAACTTATAACCCACGCCTTTGATGGTTTTGATGTTGTCTTCGCCAATCTTCTCGCGCACCTTGCGGATGTGCACATCCACTGTCCGGGCGATAACATACACATCGCTGCCCCATACGTTGTTCAGCAGTTCTTCGCGGGTGTATACTTTGTTGGGCGTGGTGGCCAGGAACGAAAGCAGCTCGAACTCCTTTTTTGGGAGCGTAATCTTGGCCTCGCCCTTGTACACGGCAAAGCTGGTGCGGTCTATGCGCAGGTCGCCAACTTCTATTACCTGCTCTTTCTCCTCTTCTTGCGCATCGCGGCGGGTAAAGGCGGCCAGGCGGCTTAGGAGTGCGCGGGGCTTTATGGGCTTGTTGATGAAATCGTCGGCGCCGGCCTCGAAGGCGGCCACCTCGGAGAACTCCTCGGAGCGGGCTGTCAGAAAGATGATGTGCGTGGTGCGGAACTCGCTCATTTCGCGCAGTTGGCGGCAGGCGGCTATGCCGTCCATCACCGGCATCATCACGTCCATCAAAATCACATCCGGCTTGGACTGTACGGCCACGTCAATCGCTTTCTTGCCATTATCGGCAGTGGTCACATCGTAGCCCTCCCGGACCAGGTTGTAATGCAGCAGCTCTACGATATCCGGATCGTCGTCTACTACCAGTATTTTGTAGTGTGATGTGGTTTGCACGGTTCAAAGGGATTAGGGTTTGTTAAAGGCACGGGCAGCATTCGGGCTGTTCTCCATACAACAGTTTGAGCGGCCTTGCGGCCTGCTGCACTACCAGTTTTCCTATACAAATATACCCTAAGCTACAGCAATTACTGTAGCTTCATCAAATCATAATATTTTCTTAACATTTGGGCGACTGCTCTTGCCCGGTGCGGCATAAAAAAGCCAGCCCTTTGGAGAGGCTGGCTTGCTGTTAGTTTCGTGCGATCATGAGTTTGTTTTTGAGATTCTTATATTCGTAGAGGTTTACTTTTACTGACCCTACAAACATCTCTGCCTGTATCATCACCGGTATCTTGTTCTTGTCATCCGACAAGTACACCGTGATGGCGTTCTCTCCGTTAAACATCTCATTCTTCGGCATGCGGGGCACCAGTTTGATTGCTTTTATGTCACCAGCTTTGGTGGATACAGTTTCGCGGCCCCTGTACTCAACCACCATGTCGAAGTTTTCTTCGTCGAAGAAGCCCTTCACTTTGGTTTTGTCACCGATCTCCATTTTATCATAATCCAGGGTGCGGAGGTAGTAGAAACCACTCACAATGTCCTGCACATTTTCTGCCACCTTAAAGGTCTTCTTTTCCACGTCCTTCGAGCGCTTCTTCTTTTCCATGTGCGCTTTGTTGCGGAAATGGTCAAAGTCCACGGTTTCGCGCTTGCGGTAGTTGCCCTCCTCTATGTTGCGGAAAGAGCGCTGAGGCACAATGGCCGCCGTGTCGATGTACGACTGCCAGGTGTCGCGTATGCGAATGGTCAGGTCAAAAAAGCTGTTCGTTTTTCCATACACTGTCGCCTTGTAACACATTCTGTCGTTTATGCGGTGCAGGGTAGGGGATATATCAATCACGGCCTCGGCCGCCGTTATTGGTCCGTAGTGTACTTTATACTTCAATACCTCGCCGGTGCCAAAACTTTCGTTCGGTACCTGACGCATCCTGTCTTTGGTGGCAAAGCCAAAGATCACAAGTGTAAGTATGAGGAATACAGGCAAAAACTTCTTCATAATTCAGCCTCTTTAGTGGGGTCAGCGTTGTTTTTACTACCTAAACAAGTTTTATACCAAGAGTTTCTCAAACCGTAAATTATAAAATTTGCCAGCGCTAATCAATTCATTTACAATAAAAAAAGGTGCTGCACATGAGGCAGCACCTTTTAATTACTTCAGGTTCGGGAATAAAGTTCACTCGGCAGCGGCAGTAGCTGCGGCGGCATCATCCAGTGCTGCGGCTACTTTCTCCGGATCACCTTTCACGATGGCTCTGATTTTTTCCTCTATTTCCTCGCTTAGTTCCGGGTTGTCCAGCAATATCTGCTTCACACCGTCGCGTCCCTGGCCCAGCTTGTCGCCGTTGTAGGAGAACCAGGAGCCGGACTTGTTCACGATGCCCAATTCTACGCCAAGGTCAAGGATCTCACCAACCTTGGAGATGCCCTCGCCATACATGATGTCGAATTCTACTACTTTGAACGGAGGCGCCACTTTGTTCTTCACTACCTTCACACGGGTACGGTTACCGGTAATGTTATCTGCGCTCTCCTTAATCTGGCCGATACGACGGATATCCAGACGAACGGAAGCGTAGAATTTAAGGGCGTTACCACCAGTGGTTGTTTCCGGGTTACCGAACATCACACCGATCTTCTCACGAAGCTGGTTGATAAAGATACAGGTACAGCCCGTTTTGTTGATGGTACCCGTCAGCTTACGCAGTGCCTGAGACATCAAACGTGCCTGCAGACCCATTTTGCTGTCACCCATGTCGCCTTCCAATTCGCCTTTCGGTACCAGGGCGGCAACAGAATCAATCACAATAATGTCTATAGCACCGGAACGGATCAGGTGGTCAGCAATCTCCAGTGCCTGCTCCCCGTTGTCGGGCTGTGATATCAATAAGTTTTCAGTGTCAATGCCAAGCTTCTGCGCGTAGGCTCTGTCGAATGCGTGCTCGGCGTCGATGAAGGCAGCCATGCCGCCTTTTTTCTGAGCCTCAGCAATGCAGTGCAAAGTAAGTGTGGTTTTACCTGATGATTCAGGGCCATAGATCTCTACGACACGGCCACGCGGCAAACCGCCGATTCCCAACGCAATATCCAGGCCCAGCGAACCAGTGGAGATAGCCGGAATATCTTCTACCTTGTTGTCGCTCAACTTCATTACGGTACCTTTGCCGTATGTCTTGTCGAGCTTGTCCATGGTCAGCTGCAAGGCCTTCAGTTTTTCGTTGCTTATGCTCATTTGTGTTTTGTTGATTTGCTTTATATTGAAGGTGAAATTACAAATTCGACACCAATCTACAAAATAGTTTGCAAGTAATTTGCTAATTATTTTAGTTGCTTTGCGGCGTCTGGTTATAACACATGCCAGCTGCTTTTTGTGCCATCTGTCTCTAACTTTATGCGCTATTCCACGCTTTTATTTCTCTTGATTTTCTTGATAGTAAGTCCTTTTGCCAAGGCGCAGCTGAACAATAGTGCTTTGCTGCAGCAAGTGCCTGTTCAGGAGCAAAATGCTAACCAGATTAGGATTGGCGTCAGCGCGCTTGGCTTCCTTAAGAACAACGAGTACTTCAACAAAATTGCAGACGGCTACACTTTATTTGGCTACCAGCTTCACCCGAAGATCAGTTACCAGCCCACCGGAAACGTGAAGGTAGAGGCGGGCGTGCTGCTTTGGAAAGACTTCGGCGCATCGGGCTACGAAGACATCGCTCCGACCTTTACTATAAAGGTGCAGCAGGAGAATTGGGCGCTGCTGTTCGGCACGCTGGAGGGCAACCTGAACCATGGCTACATAGAACCGCTCTATGATTTTGAGCGCCTGCTCACAAACCGCCTGGAGAACGGCATACAGTTCAAGCGCAACACACGCGGCCTGCGCCTTGATGCCTGGGTAGACTGGGCCAACATGCTGTATGAAGGCGAAAACGATCAGGAACTGGTGAATGGGGGAGCTGTCGCCAATTTTCTGCTGCTGGGGCTGGAGGGCCGCGGCAACCTGGCCGACAGTTTATACTTAAGGCTGCCGGTTCAGTTTACGGCTCAGCACAAAGGGGGCCAGATAGATATATCGGACCTGCCGCTAACCACCGTGGCAAACGCTGCCATTGGGCTGGAGCTGGAAAAGAAGTATACCCAGGGCCTGTTGCACCGGCTGTACACCAGCAACTACGTTGTTGGCTTTAAAGATTTCTCGAACGAGTTTCAGTTGCCATACCAGGAGGGCTATGGTTTATACTTGAATGTTGGGGCGGATACGAAGTACCAGGACGTAATGCTGAGCTACTGGTGCGGCGACGGCTATATTACTGAGCTTGGAGGGCAGCTGTACCAGTCCGCTTCCACCACCTTCAGGTATCCGGAGTACCTGCAGGAAGAACGGGAACTGCTCATAGTTCGATTTATGAATGATATTGCGCTGCTGGAGAACCTTAGCCTGACACTGCGCCTGGAGCCCTTACTGGACCTGAACGATACGAAACTGGAATTCTCCTCTGGCTTTTACCTTAACTTCAACACAGATTTTTTTCTGGCGAAGCCGAGGCGGTAAAGGATAGTAAGGGTTAAGCAATAACCCACCCTTGCCCCTCCGTGGAGGGGAACAGCCAGCACGGGTATAAAGTTAATCTCTACGGGTTTGGTATCTGTTTGCAGTCTTACAAGGGAGTCTAAATCTTTAACTTCCCCACTACTAACGACACATCAGATAGAAGAACTCCCCTCCTTGGAGGGGTAGGGGTGGTTTTACACTAGTGGATATATAGTACGCAGACAGATAATCCACTTCATACTTCCCAATTCAGAGGTCAACCACCCAAAATCACTTAAACTACGGCAGTGGAGTTTTGTGCATGCCGCTGCTGCAGCTCCTCGAAATCAGAACGGGTAAGGCCGTAGTAGCTTAAGTCAACGAGTTCCTCGGAATCGGCGCCGCGGTAATCATTGCGCAGCACCCCCTCTTTCAGAAAACCGCAGCTTTCAGCCAGTGTGCCGTAGCTCTCGTTGGCGCTGGTGCAGCGCAGGTACAGCTTGTTCATACCAAGGGAGTTGAAGGCAAACCGCAGTGCCTCCCCCAGCGCCTCCTGGGCCAGATCGTGGGTGGCAGGCCACGCGGTAAAATATAAACCCACCTCAGCTTTGGGAACAGAACGGTCCAGGTTCTTCAGGGCGATGTCGCCAATGTAGGCCTTGTCTTCCTTCCGCCAAACGCCAAAATCGAAGGTTCTGCGGTTCTCCCATTCAGAGCGCAGTTGGCGCACCTGAGAGCGGGCATCATCCAGCACACGAACGCGCGCCAGCCGGCCCGAAAAAGCAGGATCAAGTGAGGTTAGGTTCTCTTGTAGCAGCCTTATAAAATCGTGCTCATCACCGTCCTGGTAAGGGCGAAGGGATAGATTTGTGGTTTCCAGCTGCCCGTCCGGAGCATCGGACAAGGTGTTGTACAGATAGCTCATGGGAATATAGTAAGTGGTGATGGTGCTGAGAAAGGTGGCTAGATTTTGTCATACGCTAACCACTAAAAAACGTGCCGCCGCATTACCGGTTTTGCATGCGCATTAACTCCTCTCATTTCGCTGCCGTTAAATAGTAGCAGTAATAAGATAGTCAAAATTCAAGATCAAACCAACATGGGAAACAGACTAGAAGGAAAAGTAGCCATCGTGACGGGCGGTGGATCAGGTATAGGCGAAGCCATCAGCAAAAAGTTCGCTAAAGAAGGAGCCAGGGTAGTAGTGGCGGGATTGCACGAAGACCCTGTGGAGGATGTGGTGAGCGGTATTCAGGCGGCAGGCGGCACGGCCGTTCCATTTAAAGGCGACCTGTCTTCGCTGGCGATTGCCCAAAGCTGTGTGGAGCTGGCCGTAAAGGAATACGGAAAGCTGGACATCCTGATTAACAATGCCGGGACTTTCCCGGAGACAAACATGCTGCCGGATTTTTCGGAGGAGGCGTTCGATTACCTGCTGAAGAACAACATCAAGACAACTTTTGCCATGAGCAAGGCCGCGCTGCCGGAGCTCCAGAAGACAAAAGGCAACATTGTAACGGCTGGCTCTGAGTCGGGTGTGCTGGGCATTGCGCAGAATGCGCCCTATGGCGGCACCAAGGGCTTTAACCATGCCTTCACCAAAGGGCTTGCCGCAGAGCAGGCGCAGACCGGCGTGCGGTGCAACATTGTGGCCCCCGGCCCCATAGATACCGGCTGGACGCACAAGGAAACCGGCCCAATGGATAAGCAGATGGAGAAGATGGTGACACAGGGCACCTTGATGGGCCGCCGGGGAACGCCCGAGGAAGTAGCCAATGTGTACCTGTTCTTGGCGTCAGACGAGGCCTCTTATGTGACCGGAGCCGTGTGGCCGGTAGATGGCGGTACACTCATTGCCAAAGGCCCTGCCGGTGACCAGGCAGCAGCAAGTATGCAAAAGCAACCGGAAGGCCACCTGAACCTGGAGCATTCCAAAGACAGCCATACTTCAGTGCGGAAGTAACTTTTACTTCGTGGCGGGCAAAACTTGCAGAATTTGTGCTTCAAGAAGCAGGTAAATATAAGTCATCTGTCATCTCGACGATAGGAGAGATCTATCTGGAATTCTGAAAAGATCTCTCCTGACGTCGAGATGACAGGTATGTGAAAAGGATAACTTGTGAGCGACTGGGGTTGCTATACTTGCTTCGTAGCAGACAAGACGCTCGCAGGAGCTGCGCACGCTGCGAGGTCTACGAACAAGTATAAAACAGCAAAGCCGCTGCCTTTCTATAAGGCAGCGGCTTTGCTGTTTTATACTTCTAGCTGTACTTCTACTATGCGTTCAGGAACGGATAACTGAAGTGTTTCGGGCTATGTAGGTTCTGCTGGATCATCATCACATCCAGCGTATGGGCTGTTTCCTTGAAGTACTCCAGGCGGCGGTATAGCATTTCCTTCTGCAGCACAACGCCTGTTGCGGTTTTCATGAAGGCTTTTTTGTCTTCCAGCACGCGTTGCATCACCTCGTTTACCTGCTCCTCGTGCTGGGCGTACCACTGCTGGAAATCATACAAACGGGCAAGGCCAACTGCCGGAGACTGAAAATCCAGGCCGTGCAGGCGCAGCACATGGGCCAGCAGATCAATCTCCAGCGGAATGGAGGTGTTGTATGGCATAGAACGCACTTCCAGCTTGCTGTTCAGTGCGCCGGCTACCACAGCCAGGTTGTCTTTAAAGCGAAAGAAAATTGCAGCCGCTTCCATATTGTATAAGCTAATGTGAGAAACTCAATTGAGATGCAAAATTACATCAAATTAGTGAATTTTGAATGATTGACTTCTGAATAACTGAATAGGTGATTTTTAATTGAGTGAATATTGCTTGTCATCCTGAAAGGATCTTGGTGGCAAGACACAATGGCTTTCGAACCGAACCACTAAGATCTTTACAAGATGACAGCAGCTGAATTATTCACTCATTCAAAATTCAGTTATTCATAATTCGTTAAAGAAGCTCCTGGATCAGTTGCTCCACGGATACGCCTTCGGCTTCGGCTTTGAAGTTGCGCACGATGCGGTGGCGCAGTATTGGTAGTGCAACTGCTTGTACGTCCTCAATATCGGGGCTATACTTGCCGTTTAGGATGGCGTTGCACTTGGCGCCTACAATCAGGTGCTGCGAGGCTCTTGGGCCCGCTCCCCACTCTAGGAACTGGTTTGCCTGGTTAGAAGCCCGTGGCATATTAGGGCGGGTCTTGTGCACCAACTGCACGGCATACTCCACCACGTTGTCTACCACCGGCACGCGGCGCACCAGTTGCTGAAAAGCAAGAATGTCGTCGGCGTGTAGGATGCGTTGCAGTTGATTGACCGCTACGCCCGTGGTGTTCTTCACAATCTGCAGCTCCGATTCGTAACTCGGGTAGCCGAGCGTAATATTGAACATAAAGCGGTCTAGCTGCGCCTCTGGCAGCGGGTACGTGCCTTCCTGCTCGATTGGGTTTTGGGTGGCCAGCACAAAGAAGGGCTCGGGCAACCGGTAGCGATGTCCGGCTACCGTCACGGCGTGCTCCTGCATGGCTTCCAGCAGGGCCGCCTGAGTTTTAGGCGGTGTCCTGTTAATCTCATCGGCCAGTACAATGTTAGAGAAGATAGGGCCCTTCACGAAGTTGAAGTTTCGCTCAGAGTCCAGCGTTTCGGCACCAACAATGTCTGATGGCATCAGGTCGGGCGTAAACTGCACCCGGTTAAAGCTCATGTCGAGCGTGGAGGCGATGGTCTGGATAAGGAGCGTTTTGGCTAGCCCCGGCACACCCACCAACAGGCAGTGCCCCTGACAAAAAACAGCTGTGAGTACTAATCTTACTACTTCGTCCTGCCCCACAATTACCCGCGATATTTCAGCGGTAAGGTCCCGGTAGGAGCGGTAAAGGGCGTCGGCTGCTTCTTTGTCAGAGGTGTACTGCGTCATTGTTGCGTTATTGTGTTAGTTTGAGTCCCCCGCATTGTTCGTACTCCGGGTCAATGTCAATATAAACCGTGTCTACGTTCTTGCGGAACCACTCGTTTACGGCTTTGCTACGCTTTTCGGACAGGGCCGCGTTGGCTATTTTCTGGTAGTCGTCCTGCAGGTTGGCCAGGTGCGGCTTGCTCTTTGACTTCAGGTAAATAATGCGCATGGCCTCTTTTCCGTCCGGTGTGGTGTACGGGATCGGCTTTGATATCTCGCCCACCTGCATGGTATCAATAACAAAGAAGATGGCCGGGTCAACCTGGTCCATCGGCGTGTAGGTTGATCCGGTGGCGCGGCTTGTCAGCATACCGCCGTTATCTTTCGTCGCCTTGTCATCAGAGTATTCTTTGGCTGCCTTGGCAAAGCTGATGCTGTCGTTCATGATCATGGTACGAATGCTGTCAAGCTCTACGGCTGCTGCTGCAATGTCTACCGTGGCGGTGGCAGGCTTAATCAGGATGTGGCGCGTATTAAACTCCTGTCCACGGCGCTCAATCAGCTGAATCAGGTGGAAACCATACTGCGACTCCACAATGTTGGAGATGCCGCCCGGCTCCAGACGAAGGGCGGCCGCCTCATACTCCGGCACCAGTTCCTTCTTCTTGAAAAAGCCAAGTTCACCGCCAGCCTGGGCAGAGCCCGGATCCTGTGAAAACTGCGTCGCCAATTTCGCAAAATCCTCGCCGGCAAGTATACGCTTGCGCAGCTCTTCCAGTTTCTGACGCGCTTCCTGTTTCTGTTCCTTGCCTATTTCGGCAAAGGCCACAATCTGCCCGATCTCCACCTCTGAGGAAAAGTAGGGCAAGCTATCCTTTGGGATGGCGTTGAAGTACTTCTTAATCTCTTTCGGGGTAACGGTTACTTTGCTGGTGATCTCCCGCTGCATCTTCTCCATGATCATCTGATCACGCACGGTTCTGCGCAGTTCATCCCGTAATTGTTTCAGGCTCTTGTTGTAGTACTGCTCCAGGCGCTCGGTACCGCCCACCTGGCTAGCCAGATATTCAATGCGCTGGTTCAGCTCGTTGGTAACCATGGCATCCTCCACAATCACAGAGTCTACCTGGGCGCGGGCAAGCAGGAGCTTATCCTGCAGCAGCGAGGTGAAAATCTGGCACTTCAGGTCTTCGCTGGGCTGTTGCTTGGATTGGGAAAGGTATTGCAGGTAACCGAACTCCAGGTCGGAGCGCAGGATTACGTTGCTGTTTACTTTGGCTATAATGCCGTCTACTTTCGCCTGAGTGGGCGCTTGTGCAAAGGCCGAGGCAGTAGTGAAAACAAGGCAAAGTAACGCAAAGGCCGATTTGGCAAAATGATGAATATTTCTCAAGGTATGAATGTTTTATACTTCCGCTGAAAATCAACGCACAATTTACTCTTTTATTCTGAATAACCCGTTATCGTAGCAAGAACAGTACCAGCGGCGACTATTGCCGTACCAGCTTGTCTACCTCTTCCTGCCTGATGTTTACCGGGTACTTTTCGTGAAGCTCATTCACCCACTGCTCCTCCAGGTAGTTTTGGTAGTCAGAGATAACCAGCCCGCGCACTTCGTCGAGTTCTTTGTTGCCCGGCGCCAGCACGTCTTTGACGATGATCAGGTATTCGCGACCATTCTGCTGGACAGTGTAGGTGCCGGGTTTCCATTCCACGCCATCTAATGCCTTGTTCTCGCCACGCTGAAACTTCTTCTCTGTGATCTGCACATTCAGCGGGTTGTCCTTGTTCAGGTTATCAGCCAGGGCACCCAGTTCCGAAGTATAAAGCGTGAAGGACACGCGTCGGTTTCTGCGGCGGCCGGTTTCGGTGTTGTCCGGGCCGGCCTGCTTGCTTTTGCCCATGCTGTTGCTGCTGATCTGCGCTGCCGCCACGCCCTGTTCCTGCAGGTAGTCCACGGCTGCCTTTGCGCGTGCCGCTGCCAGTGCAGCCGACTCGCGGGCATCTGTGTGGCCGTTTACATCAAGGGTCATGTTCTCGTTGTTCTGCAGTAGTTGCGCCAGTTGGTCCAGTGTGGCCCGGCCTTCGGCGTTTAACACTGCTTTATTCTGCTCAAACAGTACATCCGTCAGTTTGGCAAAGCTCACCGGGTAGCGGCGCTTGTCGAGCTGTTGCTGTGCCTGCTGCAGCAGGGCTTTGTTTGCCGCGCTGATCACGATGGCATCGGCGCGCTGGCCCCAGGTATACTTGTCGCGGTTCTGGTTAAAGAAATTGCGCAGGCCAACAGAGTCCTCCACGGCCTTTGTCCATACTTTCTCATCCATCAACTGGAAAAGCAAAATGCCGTCGTGGTACTCCTGCACCAGCATGCGGTAGTCTGGATACTTGTTCTCCAGGTTTGCCTTCTCATAATCCAACAGGCTCTTCTCCACAAAGCTGTCGTAAAGCAAGTTCATGGCGTGCGCGGGAGTGCCGGAACTGCGGGGCGTCTGCTGCTCCTGCACGTAGGCATAAAAGTCACCAATCGTATAGGTTTTGCTTTGGATGGTGAAAAGCGGTTGCTTCAGGGTCGCATCGTTTGCGTCGTAAGTCCAGTCGGCCTGCAACAGCGCATCGGTGGCCTTTGCCAGGGCGGCCGCCTTTGCCTCGGCATTGGCGGTGAAGTTATTCTCCTGCCTGATGCGCTTCTGGAAGGCTGTTTTGTTTAGCTCCGAGCGCGAGTCTTTGGCTATTTTATTGCGCAGGTACTGCTCCATCTCCTCGTAAGGCGGCAAGCTGCGCTTTTCCAGCAATTTAACAATGTGCCAGCCGTAGGGCGTGTACACCGGCTTTGAAACGTCTCCCGGTTTCTGCAGGGTGAAGGCTGCCTCTTCGAAAGAGGGAATCATGCGGCCTGTGCCAAAAAAAGGCAACTCACCGCCGTTGTTGGCGGTATTGGTGTCTTCAGAGAACTCGGCCGCCAGTTTCTCCCAGCTTTCGCCTTTCTGTACGCGGCGG
Above is a window of Pontibacter akesuensis DNA encoding:
- a CDS encoding AAA family ATPase, yielding MTQYTSDKEAADALYRSYRDLTAEISRVIVGQDEVVRLVLTAVFCQGHCLLVGVPGLAKTLLIQTIASTLDMSFNRVQFTPDLMPSDIVGAETLDSERNFNFVKGPIFSNIVLADEINRTPPKTQAALLEAMQEHAVTVAGHRYRLPEPFFVLATQNPIEQEGTYPLPEAQLDRFMFNITLGYPSYESELQIVKNTTGVAVNQLQRILHADDILAFQQLVRRVPVVDNVVEYAVQLVHKTRPNMPRASNQANQFLEWGAGPRASQHLIVGAKCNAILNGKYSPDIEDVQAVALPILRHRIVRNFKAEAEGVSVEQLIQELL
- a CDS encoding DUF3108 domain-containing protein; translation: MKKFLPVFLILTLVIFGFATKDRMRQVPNESFGTGEVLKYKVHYGPITAAEAVIDISPTLHRINDRMCYKATVYGKTNSFFDLTIRIRDTWQSYIDTAAIVPQRSFRNIEEGNYRKRETVDFDHFRNKAHMEKKKRSKDVEKKTFKVAENVQDIVSGFYYLRTLDYDKMEIGDKTKVKGFFDEENFDMVVEYRGRETVSTKAGDIKAIKLVPRMPKNEMFNGENAITVYLSDDKNKIPVMIQAEMFVGSVKVNLYEYKNLKNKLMIARN
- a CDS encoding sensor histidine kinase is translated as MNFNSRTLAVLTALAVALVLTAFLALASSFSSQGLLVALIIVFICCFLLIYFSYEALVFREVKNVYSSLEKIKRQDFKKVETKSTFSADPLRKIKEDIFLIAERKQQEIDELKRLQVMRREFLADVSHELKTPIFAAQGFIHTLLDGAMDDPNVRDKFLQKAAKSLDGLDILVQDLISISQFEKGVVKMARRNFDAAQLVREVAEQLEQKASAHEITLHVEVAPDEKIMLYADPNRIRQVFVNLIDNAIKYGRKGGNIWITFDEGRRKYTITVKDDGKGIALEHINRIFERFYRIDKSRARDTSSTGLGLAICKHIIEAHRSFIAVKSELNRGTTLRFKLQKAK
- the recA gene encoding recombinase RecA, with the translated sequence MSISNEKLKALQLTMDKLDKTYGKGTVMKLSDNKVEDIPAISTGSLGLDIALGIGGLPRGRVVEIYGPESSGKTTLTLHCIAEAQKKGGMAAFIDAEHAFDRAYAQKLGIDTENLLISQPDNGEQALEIADHLIRSGAIDIIVIDSVAALVPKGELEGDMGDSKMGLQARLMSQALRKLTGTINKTGCTCIFINQLREKIGVMFGNPETTTGGNALKFYASVRLDIRRIGQIKESADNITGNRTRVKVVKNKVAPPFKVVEFDIMYGEGISKVGEILDLGVELGIVNKSGSWFSYNGDKLGQGRDGVKQILLDNPELSEEIEEKIRAIVKGDPEKVAAALDDAAAATAAAE
- a CDS encoding peptidylprolyl isomerase; the encoded protein is MRNIHHFAKSAFALLCLVFTTASAFAQAPTQAKVDGIIAKVNSNVILRSDLEFGYLQYLSQSKQQPSEDLKCQIFTSLLQDKLLLARAQVDSVIVEDAMVTNELNQRIEYLASQVGGTERLEQYYNKSLKQLRDELRRTVRDQMIMEKMQREITSKVTVTPKEIKKYFNAIPKDSLPYFSSEVEIGQIVAFAEIGKEQKQEARQKLEELRKRILAGEDFAKLATQFSQDPGSAQAGGELGFFKKKELVPEYEAAALRLEPGGISNIVESQYGFHLIQLIERRGQEFNTRHILIKPATATVDIAAAAVELDSIRTMIMNDSISFAKAAKEYSDDKATKDNGGMLTSRATGSTYTPMDQVDPAIFFVIDTMQVGEISKPIPYTTPDGKEAMRIIYLKSKSKPHLANLQDDYQKIANAALSEKRSKAVNEWFRKNVDTVYIDIDPEYEQCGGLKLTQ
- a CDS encoding GNAT family N-acetyltransferase produces the protein MSYLYNTLSDAPDGQLETTNLSLRPYQDGDEHDFIRLLQENLTSLDPAFSGRLARVRVLDDARSQVRQLRSEWENRRTFDFGVWRKEDKAYIGDIALKNLDRSVPKAEVGLYFTAWPATHDLAQEALGEALRFAFNSLGMNKLYLRCTSANESYGTLAESCGFLKEGVLRNDYRGADSEELVDLSYYGLTRSDFEELQQRHAQNSTAVV
- a CDS encoding response regulator transcription factor; amino-acid sequence: MQTTSHYKILVVDDDPDIVELLHYNLVREGYDVTTADNGKKAIDVAVQSKPDVILMDVMMPVMDGIAACRQLREMSEFRTTHIIFLTARSEEFSEVAAFEAGADDFINKPIKPRALLSRLAAFTRRDAQEEEKEQVIEVGDLRIDRTSFAVYKGEAKITLPKKEFELLSFLATTPNKVYTREELLNNVWGSDVYVIARTVDVHIRKVREKIGEDNIKTIKGVGYKFNTD
- a CDS encoding peptidylprolyl isomerase, yielding MRSNYLLVAAASLALAGCTATKKNDTREPAVATLGTQPISTSEFRYVYEKNNSGNDDAYTRQSVTDYLNLYTNFKLKVLEAENRGLDTTMAFRRELEGYKEQLAQPYLTDKSVTDQLVREAYERMKQEINASHILLSVQPDAAPQDTLAAYNRAMELRKRAQNGENFGKLAQEFSQDPSAAENKGELGYFTALQMVYPFEDAAYKTAVGDISMPVRTRFGYHLIKVNDNREARGEARVAHIMVRSTPDAPAADSLAARQRVDAIYRRVQKGESWEKLAAEFSEDTNTANNGGELPFFGTGRMIPSFEEAAFTLQKPGDVSKPVYTPYGWHIVKLLEKRSLPPYEEMEQYLRNKIAKDSRSELNKTAFQKRIRQENNFTANAEAKAAALAKATDALLQADWTYDANDATLKQPLFTIQSKTYTIGDFYAYVQEQQTPRSSGTPAHAMNLLYDSFVEKSLLDYEKANLENKYPDYRMLVQEYHDGILLFQLMDEKVWTKAVEDSVGLRNFFNQNRDKYTWGQRADAIVISAANKALLQQAQQQLDKRRYPVSFAKLTDVLFEQNKAVLNAEGRATLDQLAQLLQNNENMTLDVNGHTDARESAALAAARAKAAVDYLQEQGVAAAQISSNSMGKSKQAGPDNTETGRRRNRRVSFTLYTSELGALADNLNKDNPLNVQITEKKFQRGENKALDGVEWKPGTYTVQQNGREYLIIVKDVLAPGNKELDEVRGLVISDYQNYLEEQWVNELHEKYPVNIRQEEVDKLVRQ
- a CDS encoding SDR family NAD(P)-dependent oxidoreductase; the encoded protein is MGNRLEGKVAIVTGGGSGIGEAISKKFAKEGARVVVAGLHEDPVEDVVSGIQAAGGTAVPFKGDLSSLAIAQSCVELAVKEYGKLDILINNAGTFPETNMLPDFSEEAFDYLLKNNIKTTFAMSKAALPELQKTKGNIVTAGSESGVLGIAQNAPYGGTKGFNHAFTKGLAAEQAQTGVRCNIVAPGPIDTGWTHKETGPMDKQMEKMVTQGTLMGRRGTPEEVANVYLFLASDEASYVTGAVWPVDGGTLIAKGPAGDQAAASMQKQPEGHLNLEHSKDSHTSVRK